In Saccharomyces cerevisiae S288C chromosome XV, complete sequence, the following proteins share a genomic window:
- the PLB3 gene encoding lysophospholipase (Phospholipase B (lysophospholipase) involved in lipid metabolism; hydrolyzes phosphatidylinositol and phosphatidylserine and displays transacylase activity in vitro; PLB3 has a paralog, PLB1, that arose from the whole genome duplication), with translation MIRPLCSKIIISYIFAISQFLLAANAWSPTDSYVPGTVSCPDDINLVREATSISQNESAWLEKRNKVTSVALKDFLTRATANFSDSSEVLSKLFNDGNSENLPKIAVAVSGGGYRSMLTGAGVLAAMDNRTEGAYEHGLGGLLQSTTYLSGASGGNWLVGTLALNNWTSVQDILNNMQNDDSIWDLSDSIVTPGGINIFKTAKRWDHISNAVESKQNADYNTSLADIWGRALAYNFFPSLNRGGIGLTWSSIRDFPVFQNAEMPFPISVADGRYPGTKVINLNATVFEFNPFEMGSWDPSLNSFANVKYLGTNVSNGVPLERGKCTAGFDNAGFIMGTSSTLFNQFLLRINSTHLPSFITRLARHFLKDLSQDFNDIAVYSPNPFKDTKFLDSDYTTSIVDSDSLFLVDGGEDDENVPVLPLIQKERDVDIIFAVDNSADMRLAWPDGSSLVHTYERQFVKQGQGMSFPYVPDTNTFVNLGLNKKPTFFGCDANNLTDLQYIPPLVVYLPNAEYSFNSNQSAFKLSYSESQRRSMIQNGFEIATRNNFTDDPEFMGCVGCAIIRRKQQALNITLPPECETCFKNYCWNGTLDTTPLPDVEKDVHHSFINVNSFNSSIGQEESLYAGSSASQSSSSSSSSSSSSEIPSATATLEKKAATNSGSHLSGISVKFSAMIMLTLLMFTGAV, from the coding sequence ATGATACGTCCATTatgttcaaaaattattatcAGTTACATATTCGCAATTTCTCAGTTTCTACTGGCCGCTAATGCGTGGTCGCCCACAGATAGTTATGTTCCTGGCACCGTGTCGTGTCCCGATGACATAAATCTGGTAAGAGAGGCTACGTCTATATCTCAGAATGAGAGCGCATGGTTGGAAAAGAGGAATAAAGTCACTAGTGTAGCtttaaaagatttcttGACTAGGGCTActgcaaatttttcagataGCTCAGAAGTTTTGTCGAAGCTATTTAATGATGGCAACAGCGAAAACCTGCCGAAAATTGCTGTCGCCGTTTCAGGTGGGGGCTATCGGTCCATGCTAACAGGTGCGGGTGTTCTAGCAGCAATGGATAACAGAACTGAAGGTGCTTATGAGCATGGGCTGGGTGGACTTTTACAAAGCACAACATATTTATCTGGTGCCTCGGGCGGCAACTGGCTAGTTGGTACATTAGCCTTGAACAATTGGACATCCGTGCAAGACATTCTTAATAATATGCAGAACGACGATTCTATTTGGGATTTGTCAGATTCTATTGTTACCCCCGGCGGCattaatatattcaaaacaGCCAAAAGGTGGGATCATATCTCTAATGCTGTCGAATCTAAGCAGAACGCCGATTACAATACTTCTTTGGCCGATATTTGGGGCAGAGCCTTGGCGTATAATTTTTTCCCTTCTCTAAATAGAGGGGGTATAGGCCTGACTTGGTCTTCCATTAGGGATTTCCCAGTGTTTCAAAATGCTGAAATGCCTTTTCCAATTTCTGTTGCGGACGGTAGGTATCCTGGAACAAAAGTCATCAATTTGAACGCAACggtttttgaatttaatCCCTTTGAAATGGGATCCTGGGATCCCTCTTTGAACTCTTTTGCCAACGTTAAGTACCTTGGAACGAATGTCTCCAATGGTGTACCATTGGAAAGGGGAAAATGTACCGCAGGCTTTGATAATGCAGGTTTTATCATGGGTACTTCCTCCACCTTATTTAACCAGTTTCTTTTGAGAATAAACTCCACTCACTTACCTAGTTTCATCACAAGATTAGCAAGACATTTTCTAAAGGATTTATCTCAAGATTTTAATGATATCGCTGTTTACAGTCCTAATCCATTTAAAGACACGAAGTTTTTGGATAGTGACTATACGACAAGTATTGTTGATTCAGACAGCCTATTCTTAGTTGACGGCGGTGAAGACGACGAAAATGTTCCTGTGTTACCGCTTATACAAAAGGAACGTGATGTGGACATTATTTTTGCGGTAGATAATTCTGCCGATATGAGATTGGCTTGGCCTGACGGTTCTTCTTTAGTCCATACCTATGAGCGTCAATTCGTTAAGCAAGGTCAAGGTATGTCCTTCCCATATGTTCCAGATACGAATACATTCGTTAATTTGGGTttgaacaagaaaccaacCTTCTTCGGTTGCGATGCTAATAATTTGACCGATCTTCAATATATTCCACCTCTAGTTGTTTATCTGCCAAATGCAGAATACTCTTTCAATAGTAATCAGAGCGCGTTCAAGCTATCATATTCCGAATCCCAAAGAAGAAGTATGATTCAAAACGGGTTTGAAATTGCAACTAGGAACAACTTCACTGATGATCCTGAATTCATGGGCTGCGTCGGCTGCGCCATCATTAGACGTAAGCAACAAGCTTTGAATATTACTTTGCCTCCGGAATGTGAAACCTGTTTTAAAAATTATTGCTGGAATGGTACCCTGGATACTACCCCATTACCAGATGTTGAAAAGGATGTTCACCACTCCTTTATCAACGTCAATAGCTTCAACAGCTCCATAGGACAAGAAGAAAGTCTTTACGCCGGATCTTCAGCTTCCCAgtcatcgtcttcatcatcgtcttcatcttcgtcttcgGAAATTCCTTCGGCTACTGCAACCCTTGAGAAAAAGGCAGCTACTAATTCTGGATCACATTTATCTGGCATAAGTGTAAAGTTCTCTGCTATGATTATGCTTactttattgatgtttacCGGAGCAGTATAA
- the RCL1 gene encoding rRNA-processing endoribonuclease (Endonuclease that cleaves pre-rRNA at site A2 for 18S rRNA biogenesis; subunit of U3-containing 90S preribosome processome complex involved in small ribosomal subunit assembly; stimulates Bms1p GTPase and U3 binding activity; similar to RNA cyclase-like proteins but no cyclase activity detected) yields the protein MSSSAPKYTTFQGSQNFRLRIVLATLSGKPIKIEKIRSGDLNPGLKDYEVSFLRLIESVTNGSVIEISYTGTTVIYRPGIIVGGASTHICPSSKPVGYFVEPMLYLAPFSKKKFSILFKGITASHNDAGIEAIKWGLMPVMEKFGVRECALHTLKRGSPPLGGGEVHLVVDSLIAQPITMHEIDRPIISSITGVAYSTRVSPSLVNRMIDGAKKVLKNLQCEVNITADVWRGENSGKSPGWGITLVAQSKQKGWSYFAEDIGDAGSIPEELGEKVACQLLEEISKSAAVGRNQLPLAIVYMVIGKEDIGRLRINKEQIDERFIILLRDIKKIFNTEVFLKPVDEADNEDMIATIKGIGFTNTSKKIA from the coding sequence ATGTCATCTTCCGCCCCCAAATACACCACTTTCCAAGGGTCACAAAATTTTAGGTTACGGATCGTCTTGGCAACATTATCAGGGAAACCaataaaaattgaaaaaatccGTTCAGGCGACTTAAATCCCGGTCTGAAAGATTATGAAGTGTCTTTTCTAAGGCTGATCGAGTCGGTCACCAACGGGAGTGTAATTGAAATTTCTTATACCGGTACTACTGTGATTTATAGGCCCGGTATCATAGTTGGTGGTGCATCAACTCATATCTGCCCTAGTTCCAAACCGGTAGGTTATTTCGTCGAACCAATGCTATATTTGGctccattttcaaaaaagaaattttctatATTATTCAAAGGCATAACTGCATCTCACAACGATGCCGGTATTGAAGCTATCAAATGGGGACTCATGCCCGTtatggaaaaatttggCGTTAGAGAGTGCGCCCTACatactttgaaaagagGTTCACCACCACTAGGAGGTGGCGAAGTGCATTTGGTTGTTGATTCTTTGATTGCGCAACCTATAACTATGCATGAAATAGATAGGCCCATAATTTCATCGATTACCGGTGTAGCATACTCTACCAGAGTAAGTCCGTCGCTTGTGAATAGAATGATCGATGGTGCTAAGaaggtattgaaaaatctgcaaTGCGAAGTTAACATAACGGCAGATGTCTGGAGAGGTGAAAATTCAGGGAAGAGTCCAGGCTGGGGTATTACTTTGGTTGCTCAGTCCAAGCAGAAAGGTTGGAGTTATTTTGCAGAAGATATCGGTGATGCAGGTTCTATACCTGAAGAACTTGGTGAAAAAGTTGCCTGTCAATTATTAgaagaaatatcaaagagtGCAGCAGTTGGTAGAAACCAGCTTCCATTAGCAATTGTTTACATGGTCATCGGGAAAGAAGATATCGGCAGATTGAGAATTAATAAGGAACAGATAGACGAAAGATTCATAATCCTCTTGAGAGATATTAAGAAGATCTTTAATACTGAAGTCTTTTTAAAACCAGTTGACGAGGCGGATAATGAAGACATGATAGCTACTATCAAGGGTATTGGTTTCACAAACACAAGCAAAAAGATTGCATAG
- the MDM12 gene encoding ERMES complex subunit MDM12 (Mitochondrial outer membrane protein, ERMES complex subunit; required for transmission of mitochondria to daughter cells; required for mitophagy; may influence import and assembly of outer membrane beta-barrel proteins; localizes to mitochondria-ER contact sites; ERMES complex is often co-localized with peroxisomes and with concentrated areas of pyruvate dehydrogenase), translated as MSFDINWSTLESDNRLNDLIRKHLNSYLQNTQLPSYVSNLRVLDFDLGKVGPAITLKEITDPLDEFYDSIREEADQETEENNDNKEDSEHICPDRTIANHEGPKDDFEAPVVMPSPNDIQFLLEVEYKGDLLVTIGADLVLNYPVEKFMTLPVKLSISDIGLHSLCIVACLSKQLFLSFLCDVSDPALDDNQTVLDPKGPILAATKPLERISIVRSMKIETEIGEQYQGQGSVLRSVGELEQFLFTIFKDFLRKELAWPSWINLDFNDGDE; from the coding sequence ATGTCTTTTGATATTAATTGGAGTACATTGGAATCTGACAATAGACTGAATGATCTTATAAGAAAACATTTAAATTCATATTTACAAAATACGCAACTACCAAGCTACGTAAGTAATCTTAGGGTACTAGATTTTGATCTGGGAAAAGTTGGTCCTGCTATAACACTGAAAGAAATAACAGATCCCCTAGATGAGTTTTATGATTCAATTAGAGAGGAGGCTGATCAAGAGACGGAGGAAAATAATGACAACAAGGAGGACAGCGAACATATTTGTCCTGATCGTACTATAGCTAATCATGAAGGACCTAAAGATGATTTTGAGGCGCCTGTGGTGATGCCATCCCCCAACGATATACAATTTTTACTAGAGGTCGAGTACAAGGGTGACTTACTCGTTACGATTGGTGCCGACCTTGTGCTGAATTATCCCGTAGAAAAATTTATGACTTTGCCAGTAAAACTTTCTATCAGTGATATCGGTCTCCATTCCCTTTGCATTGTTGCATGTTTATCAAAGCAACTATTTCTTAGCTTTCTGTGTGATGTTAGTGATCCTGCACTGGATGACAACCAAACTGTTTTAGATCCTAAGGGGCCAATTCTGGCAGCTACTAAGCCATTGGAGCGAATATCCATTGTGAGAAGTATGAAGATTGAAACCGAAATAGGGGAACAATATCAGGGACAGGGCTCAGTATTAAGAAGTGTTGGAGAACTAGAACAGTTTTTGTTTACGATattcaaagattttttaaGAAAGGAGTTAGCATGGCCAAGTTGGATTAATCTGGATTTCAACGATGGTGATGAGTAA
- the COQ10 gene encoding ubiquinone-binding protein COQ10 (Coenzyme Q (ubiquinone) binding protein; functions in the delivery of Q<sub>6</sub> to its proper location for electron transport during respiration; START domain protein with homologs in bacteria and eukaryotes; respiratory growth defect of the null mutant is functionally complemented by human COQ10A) — protein sequence MVLIIRPSQTLILFRKAMLKPIGRYPLKRNFFGLSGTNHTIREQRYVLRKAINAPPSTVYAAVSEVAQYKEFIPYCVDSFVDKRNPVDNKPLIAGLRVGFKQYDEEFICNVTCKDTDHTYTVVAETISHNLFHLLISKWTIMPHPNRPNAAMVELLLRFKFKSRIYNSVSLIFAKTVTELVMNAFAKRAYHLVRLAMLKPSSKEGSP from the coding sequence ATGGTTTTGATAATAAGGCCCTCACAGACATTGATATTATTCAGGAAAGCGATGCTCAAGCCAATTGGGAGATATCCTcttaaaagaaatttttttggtttgaGCGGTACCAATCACACTATTAGGGAACAGCGATATGTTTTGCGCAAGGCCATAAACGCCCCTCCAAGCACAGTCTACGCTGCAGTGTCAGAAGTTGCCCAATATAAGGAATTTATTCCTTATTGTGTTGATTCGTTTGTAGATAAACGAAATCCTGTGGATAACAAGCCTCTCATTGCGGGGCTTCGAGTTGGTTTCAAACAATACGATGAGGAATTTATATGCAATGTTACCTGTAAAGATACTGATCATACGTATACCGTTGTTGCAGAAACAATATCTCATAATTTGTTTCACCTTTTGATTTCGAAATGGACCATAATGCCTCACCCAAATAGACCAAATGCGGCCATGGTAGAACTTCTATTAAGatttaaattcaaatctCGGATATATAACAGTGTCTCTCTAATATTTGCGAAAACTGTGACTGAATTGGTGATGAACGCATTTGCCAAAAGAGCATACCATTTAGTAAGATTAGCAATGCTAAAACCTTCTTCTAAAGAAGGCTCTCCGTGA
- the CSI2 gene encoding Csi2p (hypothetical protein; green fluorescent protein (GFP)- fusion protein localizes to the mother side of the bud neck and the vacuole; YOL007C is not an essential gene), protein MRLPEISIWKVILLLHLFALQEFQLVSAANLPSLSSSTKAADSSSKGSSSAKTTTSLGKSSVTSKDVSSSHNVTSSTKMPKITTSASTSLYTNSSLWSNNSVISTSSITPSSVYIPVTDGNKFLYQAHHPNGTVFIAFAGCLGAILLSLTGAWIALNIKSWRSARKENKLRNLENQYQHDPFYFQTNINDDESETSSHSDDSDISEKVLKNNSSRMSLYTLGSTSVLNLLNNKTDANDNFRSSMFISPTEILQSDANNSNTWSQSNESAIYDSLSSTPREPGATQILGKFTDSTNPFNYTSYNLSPDSEDRSTPKSNVSQGKVKKYRPPSVHLDQLLDGKE, encoded by the coding sequence ATGAGACTGCCAGAAATCTCCATTTGGAAAGTGATACTACTACTTCATTTGTTTGCTCTACAAGAATTTCAACTTGTCTCCGCTGCAAATTTGCCCTCTTTATCAAGTAGTACAAAGGCAGCAGATAGTTCTAGTAAAGGCAGCTCTTCAGCCAAGACAACCACGTCCTTAGGCAAAAGCTCAGTAACCAGTAAGGATGTTTCGTCAAGTCATAATGTCACTTCAAGCACTAAAATGCCCAAAATCACCACGAGCGCTAGTACAAGCTTATACACCAACTCTAGTTTATGGAGCAACAACAGTGTAATATCAACTTCATCTATTACACCTTCCAGCGTTTATATCCCGGTTACGGACGGAAATAAATTCTTATATCAGGCTCATCATCCTAACGGTACTGTGTTCATTGCATTTGCTGGCTGTTTAGGTGCAATTCTACTATCACTGACGGGTGCATGGATTGCATTGAATATAAAGTCATGGCGAAGTGCtagaaaggaaaataagCTGAGAAATCTAGAAAATCAATACCAACACGATCCTTTCTACTTCCAAACAAACATTAATGACGACGAAAGTGAAACATCTTCCCATTCTGACGACAGTGACATATCAGAAAAAGTTCTGAAAAATAACTCATCTCGTATGAGTTTGTATACTCTAGGATCCACTTCTGttttgaatcttttgaacaataaAACAGATGCCAACGATAACTTCAGATCATCTATGTTTATTTCACCCACCGAAATTCTGCAATCTGATGCCAACAACTCTAATACATGGTCTCAAAGCAATGAGAGTGCTATATATGATTCCTTGTCCAGTACTCCAAGGGAACCTGGTGCTACCCAAATACTGGGAAAGTTTACAGACAGCACTAATCCATTCAATTATACATCATACAATTTAAGTCCCGACTCTGAAGACCGCTCTACtccaaaatcaaatgttAGTCAGGGTAAAGTAAAGAAGTACCGTCCTCCCAGTGTTCATCTGGATCAACTGCTCGACGGTAAGGAATAA
- the TOP1 gene encoding DNA topoisomerase 1 (Topoisomerase I; nuclear and mitochondrial enzyme that relieves torsional strain in DNA by cleaving and re-sealing the phosphodiester backbone; relaxes both positively and negatively supercoiled DNA; functions in replication, transcription, and recombination; role in processing ribonucleoside monophosphates in genomic DNA into irreversible single-strand breaks; enzymatic activity and interaction with Nsr1p are negatively regulated by polyphosphorylation), which yields MTIADASKVNHELSSDDDDDVPLSQTLKKRKVASMNSASLQDEAEPYDSDEAISKISKKKTKKIKTEPVQSSSLPSPPAKKSATSKPKKIKKEDGDVKVKTTKKEEQENEKKKREEEEEEDKKAKEEEEEYKWWEKENEDDTIKWVTLKHNGVIFPPPYQPLPSHIKLYYDGKPVDLPPQAEEVAGFFAALLESDHAKNPVFQKNFFNDFLQVLKESGGPLNGIEIKEFSRCDFTKMFDYFQLQKEQKKQLTSQEKKQIRLEREKFEEDYKFCELDGRREQVGNFKVEPPDLFRGRGAHPKTGKLKRRVNPEDIVLNLSKDAPVPPAPEGHKWGEIRHDNTVQWLAMWRENIFNSFKYVRLAANSSLKGQSDYKKFEKARQLKSYIDAIRRDYTRNLKSKVMLERQKAVAIYLIDVFALRAGGEKSEDEADTVGCCSLRYEHVTLKPPNTVIFDFLGKDSIRFYQEVEVDKQVFKNLTIFKRPPKQPGHQLFDRLDPSILNKYLQNYMPGLTAKVFRTYNASKTMQDQLDLIPNKGSVAEKILKYNAANRTVAILCNHQRTVTKGHAQTVEKANNRIQELEWQKIRCKRAILQLDKDLLKKEPKYFEEIDDLTKEDEATIHKRIIDREIEKYQRKFVRENDKRKFEKEELLPESQLKEWLEKVDEKKQEFEKELKTGEVELKSSWNSVEKIKAQVEKLEQRIQTSSIQLKDKEENSQVSLGTSKINYIDPRLSVVFCKKYDVPIEKIFTKTLREKFKWAIESVDENWRF from the coding sequence ATGACTATTGCTGATGCTTCCAAAGTTAATCATGAGTTGTCTTctgatgacgatgacgatgTGCCATTATCTcaaactttaaaaaaaagaaaggtgGCGTCCATGAACTCTGCCTCTCTTCAAGACGAAGCGGAACCTTATGATAGTGATGAGGCAATCTCTAAgatttccaagaaaaagactaagaaaataaagacCGAACCAGTGCAATCGTCGTCATTACCATCGCCTCCAGCAAAGAAAAGCGCGACATCAAAGcctaaaaaaatcaagaaagaagatggTGATGTAAAGGTAAAAACAactaaaaaggaagaacaggagaacgaaaaaaagaaacgagaagaagaagaagaggaggacAAGAAAGCgaaggaggaggaggaagaaTATAAATGGtgggaaaaagaaaacgaagaTGACACCATAAAATGGGTCACACTGAAGCATAACGGTGTTATATTCCCTCCACCATACCAGCCCTTACCATCTCACATCAAATTATATTACGATGGGAAGCCAGTAGATTTACCTCCGCAAGCTGAAGAAGTAGCCGGGTTCTTTGCTGCCCTATTAGAGAGTGATCATGCCAAAAATCctgttttccaaaagaacTTCTTCAATGATTTCTTGCAAGTACTGAAAGAAAGTGGTGGTCCCCTCAATGGAATTGAGATAAAGGAATTTTCTCGTTGCGATTTCACCAAAATGTTTGATTACTTCCAGTTACAAAAAGAACAGAAAAAGCAACTGACTtcccaagaaaagaaacagattCGTttggaaagagaaaaattcGAGGAAGATTATAAATTCTGTGAATTAGATGGCAGAAGGGAACAAGTAGGGAATTTCAAGGTTGAACCTCCTGATCTATTTAGAGGTCGTGGCGCTCACCCAAAAACAGGCAAATTGAAGAGAAGAGTGAATCCTGAGGATATCGTTTTAAATCTAAGTAAAGACGCACCCGTTCCGCCAGCCCCAGAAGGGCACAAGTGGGGTGAAATCAGACACGACAATACCGTTCAATGGTTAGCCATGTGGAGagagaatattttcaacTCATTCAAATACGTCAGATTGGCAGCGAACTCTTCATTGAAGGGTCAAAGTGACTACAAGAAGTTTGAAAAGGCGAGACAATTGAAATCCTATATCGATGCCATCAGAAGGGATTACACgagaaatttgaaaagcaaAGTTATGCTAGAGCGCCAAAAGGCCGTAGCCATTTATTTGATCGATGTATTCGCTTTAAGAGCCGGTGGTGAAAAATCCGAAGATGAAGCCGATACTGTGGGTTGTTGTTCATTGCGATATGAGCATGTTACTTTGAAACCTCCGAATACTGTtatctttgatttcttaGGTAAGGATTCTATTAGATTTTATCAAGAGGTAGAAGTTGACAAacaagttttcaaaaatttgacaatttttaaaaggCCGCCCAAACAGCCAGGACATCAACTGTTTGATCGTCTAGATCCATCTATACTGAACAAATATCTACAAAACTACATGCCGGGATTGACTGCTAAAGTTTTCCGTACATATAATGCTTCCAAAACAATGCAAGATCAACTGGATCTAATTCCAAATAAAGGATCTGTCGCagagaaaatattgaagtACAACGCAGCAAATAGAACTGTAGCCATCCTATGTAACCATCAAAGGACTGTCACGAAGGGGCATGCACAAACAGTGGAAAAGGCCAATAATAGAATACAAGAGTTGGAATGGCAAAAGATTCGTTGCAAGAGGGCCATTTTACAATTGGATAAGGATCTTTTAAAGAAAGAGCCAAAATATTTCGAAGAAATCGACGATTTGAcgaaagaagatgaagccACCATTCACAAGAGAATTATTGATagagaaattgaaaaatatcagcGAAAATTTGTTAGGGAGAACGATAAGAggaaatttgaaaaggaagaattaTTGCCGGAAAGTCAATTGAAGGAATGGTTGGAGAAAGTCGacgaaaagaaacaagaattCGAAAAGGAATTGAAAACCGGTGAAGTGGAACTGAAATCAAGTTGGAATTCAGtcgaaaaaataaaagcacAAGTAGAGAAATTAGAACAGCGTATCCAAACTAGTTCCATTCAGTTGAAAGATAAAGAGGAAAACTCCCAGGTTTCACTGGGCACTTCCAAAATCAATTATATAGACCCTAGACTTTCTGTGGTATTTTGCAAAAAGTATGATGTTCCGattgaaaagatttttacaaaaaccctaagagaaaaattcaaatggGCCATAGAATCGGTAGATGAAAATTGGAGGTTTTAA
- the RPB11 gene encoding DNA-directed RNA polymerase II core subunit RPB11 (RNA polymerase II subunit B12.5; part of central core; similar to Rpc19p and bacterial alpha subunit): MNAPDRFELFLLGEGESKLKIDPDTKAPNAVVITFEKEDHTLGNLIRAELLNDRKVLFAAYKVEHPFFARFKLRIQTTEGYDPKDALKNACNSIINKLGALKTNFETEWNLQTLAADDAF, encoded by the coding sequence ATGAATGCTCCAGACAGATTCGAACTGTTCCTTCTGGGTGAAGGGGAATCCAAGCTAAAGATTGACCCCGACACCAAAGCCCCCAACGCAGTAGTGATAACGTTTGAGAAGGAGGACCACACGTTGGGAAACCTGATTCGTGCAGAACTTCTGAACGACAGAAAAGTGCTGTTTGCCGCTTACAAGGTTGAGCATCCCTTCTTCGCTCGTTTCAAGCTGAGAATACAGACCACCGAGGGCTACGACCCGAAGGATGCCTTGAAAAACGCCTGTAACAGCATCATTAACAAGCTTGGCGCCCTGAAGACAAATTTCGAAACCGAGTGGAACCTGCAAACTCTAGCCGCCGACGACGCATTTTGA